In one Corallococcus sp. EGB genomic region, the following are encoded:
- a CDS encoding GAF domain-containing protein: protein MYRLFDDMPLGVFVLRNGLLIHANAALSRLMGVAREQLLEQPVTSLLWEPGPQEDPADRLARRLGSSPVAGTYEAWLSIGGRGVRVELTVHPHARDWVVQVRDVTSRVRRRTVLRRLAELGSAVRALHSEDAVREEVFRGLEALELGFAWLTPRGVGVELSVAGLSPRLVPHAPALRGRVRAEALGGWAPALVRTWRDGDAWVEDLGMEASRFASEARMDAVLAVFRRVETQRAVSVRIDVESAPMAMLVLAADWLSEEDVAAVRLFGQQVSSALDAARTIQRLSVRATALTALGRLASQAASAPHPRAFFGSGTEEISGLLGCDAVCLLLPADARHESGESLELVYARGLSEDAVARVRRARLGSLPRPSGMPDAVRVLDAEACPAPTRDALRALAFQTLVSVPLRVRSRGVGTLSVLFHARRRLTALEVETLQAMGTHFAAAIESHRLLDEVRGRAEDLALMHEVGKALAATLELDRLLATGVTSLARIVDVPDAYVLLPDAKGERLAIRAATGGHPELVGRQVPLEPSASSFAARVFRTRQPLRVEDARTEGQADEELRRAAEAMAYMVLPLAVHDQMVGVAVMVETRRPRRFTPSELERADTIANQLSLALEGARLVEDLKQSYAELARAQEQLVNRERLVALGELSAVVAHEVRNPLGAIFNSVATIRRIIGPESPAIPLVDIVGEEADRLNRIVADLLTFARPPSPHLYPVSVTQLLEEAVGSALSDVGGTSPPPVRVEWVVEEDVPSVTVDERLIRQCFLNVALNAVQAMLPQGGTLRVAARRAWVDRPGVQVEISDTGPGIPAELRARVFEPFFTTKAQGTGLGLAVVKRIIDSHVGLVSLDAPETGKGTIFRLFLPLEPPLPLTGA, encoded by the coding sequence GTGTACCGCCTTTTCGACGACATGCCCCTGGGCGTGTTCGTGCTCCGGAACGGCCTGCTCATCCACGCCAACGCCGCGCTGTCGCGCCTGATGGGCGTCGCGCGCGAGCAATTGCTGGAGCAGCCGGTGACGTCGCTGCTGTGGGAGCCGGGGCCGCAGGAGGACCCCGCGGACCGGCTCGCGCGGCGGCTGGGGTCCTCGCCCGTGGCGGGCACCTATGAGGCGTGGCTGTCCATCGGGGGCAGAGGCGTGCGGGTGGAGCTGACGGTGCATCCGCACGCCCGGGATTGGGTGGTGCAGGTGCGCGACGTCACCTCCCGCGTCCGGCGGCGCACGGTGCTGCGGCGGCTGGCGGAGCTGGGCAGCGCGGTGCGCGCGCTGCACTCCGAGGACGCGGTGCGCGAGGAGGTGTTCCGGGGGCTGGAGGCGCTGGAGCTGGGCTTCGCGTGGCTGACGCCGCGGGGCGTGGGCGTGGAGCTGTCCGTGGCGGGGCTGTCCCCGAGGCTGGTGCCGCACGCGCCGGCGCTGAGAGGCCGCGTGCGCGCGGAGGCCCTCGGCGGCTGGGCGCCCGCCCTGGTGCGCACCTGGCGCGACGGCGATGCGTGGGTGGAGGACCTGGGCATGGAGGCGTCCCGCTTCGCGTCCGAGGCGCGCATGGACGCGGTGCTGGCGGTGTTCCGGCGCGTGGAGACGCAGCGGGCGGTGAGCGTGCGCATCGACGTGGAGAGCGCGCCCATGGCCATGCTGGTGCTGGCCGCGGACTGGCTGAGCGAGGAGGACGTGGCCGCGGTGCGCCTGTTCGGCCAGCAGGTGTCGTCCGCGCTGGACGCGGCGCGCACCATCCAGCGGCTGAGCGTGCGCGCGACGGCGCTCACCGCGCTGGGGCGGCTGGCGTCCCAGGCCGCGTCCGCGCCGCACCCGCGCGCCTTCTTCGGCTCCGGCACGGAGGAGATTTCAGGCCTCCTGGGCTGCGACGCGGTGTGTCTGCTTCTGCCCGCGGACGCGCGGCACGAGTCCGGCGAGTCCCTGGAGCTCGTCTACGCGCGCGGCCTCTCCGAGGACGCGGTGGCGCGCGTGCGCCGCGCGCGGCTGGGCTCACTGCCCCGTCCGAGCGGGATGCCGGACGCGGTGCGGGTGCTGGACGCGGAGGCGTGTCCCGCGCCCACGCGCGACGCGCTGCGGGCGCTGGCGTTCCAGACGCTGGTGTCGGTGCCGCTGCGGGTGCGCTCGCGCGGCGTGGGCACGTTGAGCGTGCTGTTCCACGCGCGACGCCGGCTCACCGCGCTGGAGGTGGAGACGCTCCAGGCCATGGGCACGCACTTCGCGGCGGCCATCGAGTCCCACCGGCTGCTGGACGAGGTGCGCGGCCGGGCGGAGGACCTGGCGCTGATGCACGAGGTGGGCAAGGCGCTGGCCGCCACGCTGGAGCTGGACCGGCTGCTGGCCACGGGCGTCACCAGCCTGGCGCGCATCGTGGACGTGCCGGATGCGTACGTGCTCCTGCCGGACGCGAAGGGGGAAAGGCTCGCCATCCGCGCGGCGACGGGCGGGCACCCGGAGCTGGTGGGGCGGCAGGTGCCGCTGGAGCCGTCAGCGAGCTCGTTCGCGGCCCGGGTGTTCCGCACGCGTCAGCCGCTGCGGGTGGAGGACGCGCGCACGGAGGGGCAGGCGGACGAAGAGCTGCGCCGGGCCGCGGAGGCCATGGCCTACATGGTGCTGCCGCTCGCCGTGCACGACCAGATGGTGGGCGTGGCGGTGATGGTGGAGACGCGCCGCCCGCGCCGCTTCACGCCTTCCGAGCTGGAGCGGGCGGACACCATCGCCAACCAGCTGTCGCTGGCGCTGGAGGGCGCGCGGCTGGTGGAGGACCTGAAGCAGAGCTACGCGGAGCTGGCGCGGGCACAGGAGCAGCTGGTCAACCGCGAGCGGCTGGTGGCGCTGGGCGAGCTGTCCGCGGTGGTGGCCCACGAGGTGCGCAATCCCCTGGGCGCCATCTTCAACTCAGTGGCCACCATCCGCCGCATCATCGGCCCGGAGAGCCCGGCCATCCCGCTGGTGGACATCGTGGGCGAGGAGGCGGACCGGCTCAACCGCATCGTCGCGGACCTGCTCACCTTCGCGCGGCCTCCGTCTCCGCACCTGTATCCGGTGTCGGTGACGCAGCTGCTGGAAGAGGCGGTGGGCAGCGCGCTCTCCGACGTGGGCGGCACCTCGCCGCCGCCGGTGCGCGTGGAGTGGGTGGTGGAGGAGGACGTGCCGTCCGTGACGGTGGACGAGCGGCTCATCCGCCAGTGCTTCCTCAACGTGGCGCTCAACGCCGTGCAGGCCATGCTGCCCCAGGGCGGCACGCTGCGCGTGGCGGCGCGCAGGGCGTGGGTGGACCGCCCCGGCGTGCAGGTCGAAATCAGTGACACGGGACCGGGCATCCCCGCGGAGCTGCGCGCGCGTGTCTTCGAGCCCTTCTTCACCACCAAGGCGCAGGGCACCGGGCTGGGGCTCGCCGTGGTGAAGCGCATCATCGACTCCCACGTGGGGCTGGTGTCGCTGGACGCGCCGGAGACGGGCAAGGGCACCATCTTCCGCCTCTTCCTGCCGCTGGAGCCGCCCCTGCCGCTCACGGGCGCGTGA
- a CDS encoding serine/threonine-protein kinase, producing MATPVEPEALSGPVRFGPYTLVRRIGAGGMGEVFLAREEGVGRAVVVKKVLPGLKDTGQFVGRFRDEARVVVRLAHPNIARVYAMGEVDGQLFLAMEYVLGKTLSRLAYRLRQRQRMMPLGPLLQLGIRLCEGLAYAHDATDEAGHPLHLVHRDLSPANVCVSYAGEVKIIDFGAAQSTLKEQQTAPRVVIGNLTYMAPEQARKRMVDRRADLYAVGVVLWELFAWKPLSQRGDPMERWRRAAYPQWEPAGRHRPDLPRAVDAFLARALAAEPNDRFPTATAMAEALGALKEKLAPNVTDQDLVRLMSAAFPREKVIEQQMLDDLLREQPERATTRQEFPSVFAPPGTLEETEALRAQEDIATEAMDAAMLRQAERLSAGQQAEALDAVGARPESRAQGPADAWRAEHAHVGQETEALDAAKVEQALRAAAAARAQPDEDPGLPRKAPPARLHNLEITMDAWLPGIGAAEPTTPGLPPQGPVVASAPWTPGPGEDEATSQEAPRAREPRAGPGSEDTTDPGERTPTSPSGGQGPVEEPPRPDWNPGADAEDSATHLRAFHREGPPPAPEDSPMQNRPPRPGWTPGAGSEDSTTNERPSRKSATGLPATGRGGWTPGSGEDDATEGAGPMAPRPNTDDDADDEGTDVDKPGRPKASPAPRAPQSRPQTSVGAAPKSRPTEAPPDATRPMSQDELPVPWAPQGAGEATEALEAAKIFGALSQTTGNMPAYLDEKATPYVAPKEAPRRQAPVVNERPHETRPMQVRTKTRETLVGYDMDISEALRQAELKRREEELAAQKRNKKKPVKKSEGGKPLAGLWPIPPQYRFWAMLVVVALACGLGFGVMWLFLNGGEGG from the coding sequence TTGGCGACGCCCGTTGAGCCAGAGGCCCTGAGCGGGCCCGTGCGCTTCGGCCCCTACACCCTCGTGCGCCGCATTGGCGCCGGGGGGATGGGGGAGGTCTTCCTCGCGCGCGAGGAGGGCGTGGGGCGCGCGGTCGTCGTGAAGAAGGTGCTGCCCGGGTTGAAGGACACCGGGCAGTTCGTGGGCCGCTTCCGCGACGAGGCCCGCGTGGTGGTGCGGCTGGCGCACCCCAACATCGCGCGCGTGTACGCGATGGGTGAGGTGGACGGGCAGCTGTTCCTCGCCATGGAGTACGTGCTGGGCAAGACGCTCAGCCGGCTCGCGTACCGCCTCCGGCAGCGACAGCGGATGATGCCCCTGGGGCCGCTGCTCCAGCTGGGCATCCGGCTGTGCGAGGGCCTCGCGTACGCGCACGACGCGACGGACGAAGCGGGGCACCCGCTGCACCTGGTGCACCGCGACCTGTCTCCCGCGAACGTGTGCGTGAGCTACGCGGGCGAGGTGAAGATCATCGACTTCGGCGCGGCGCAGTCCACGCTGAAGGAGCAGCAGACGGCGCCGCGCGTGGTGATTGGGAACCTCACGTACATGGCGCCGGAGCAGGCCCGCAAGCGCATGGTGGACCGGCGCGCGGACCTGTACGCGGTGGGCGTGGTGCTGTGGGAGCTGTTCGCGTGGAAGCCGCTGTCGCAGCGGGGAGACCCGATGGAGCGCTGGCGCCGCGCGGCGTATCCGCAGTGGGAGCCGGCAGGGCGCCACCGTCCGGACCTGCCGCGCGCGGTGGACGCGTTCCTGGCGCGAGCGCTGGCGGCCGAGCCGAACGACCGCTTCCCCACGGCGACAGCGATGGCGGAGGCGCTGGGCGCGCTGAAGGAGAAGCTGGCGCCCAACGTGACGGACCAGGACCTGGTGCGGCTGATGTCCGCGGCCTTCCCCCGCGAGAAGGTCATCGAACAGCAGATGCTGGACGACCTGCTGCGTGAACAGCCCGAGCGCGCCACCACCCGTCAGGAGTTCCCGTCCGTCTTCGCGCCGCCCGGCACCCTGGAGGAGACGGAGGCGCTCCGCGCGCAGGAGGACATCGCCACGGAGGCGATGGACGCGGCGATGCTGCGGCAGGCGGAGCGCCTCAGCGCGGGACAGCAGGCCGAGGCGCTGGACGCGGTGGGAGCGCGGCCGGAGTCCAGGGCGCAGGGCCCGGCGGACGCGTGGCGGGCGGAACACGCCCACGTGGGGCAGGAGACCGAGGCGCTGGACGCGGCGAAGGTGGAGCAGGCGCTGCGCGCGGCGGCGGCGGCCCGGGCGCAACCCGATGAGGACCCCGGCCTGCCGCGAAAGGCGCCCCCCGCGCGGCTGCACAACCTGGAAATCACCATGGATGCCTGGCTGCCGGGCATCGGCGCCGCGGAGCCCACCACACCGGGGCTTCCTCCCCAGGGGCCGGTGGTTGCATCCGCGCCATGGACGCCCGGGCCCGGCGAGGACGAGGCCACCTCCCAAGAGGCTCCTCGGGCCCGGGAACCCCGCGCCGGTCCGGGCTCCGAGGACACCACCGACCCGGGAGAGCGCACCCCCACGTCCCCCTCGGGCGGGCAGGGCCCGGTGGAAGAACCACCTCGGCCGGATTGGAATCCGGGCGCGGACGCGGAAGACTCCGCTACACACCTTCGAGCGTTTCACCGTGAGGGGCCCCCCCCGGCCCCGGAGGACTCACCGATGCAGAACCGCCCCCCGCGCCCGGGGTGGACTCCCGGCGCAGGAAGTGAGGACTCCACCACCAACGAGCGGCCCTCGCGCAAGAGCGCCACGGGCCTGCCCGCCACCGGCAGGGGCGGCTGGACCCCCGGCTCCGGCGAGGACGACGCCACCGAGGGCGCCGGTCCCATGGCGCCGCGCCCCAACACGGACGACGACGCGGACGACGAGGGCACCGACGTCGACAAGCCCGGCCGCCCCAAGGCGAGCCCCGCGCCGCGCGCTCCCCAGTCCCGTCCGCAGACCTCCGTCGGTGCCGCCCCGAAATCGCGTCCCACCGAAGCGCCCCCGGACGCCACCCGCCCCATGTCCCAGGACGAGCTGCCCGTCCCCTGGGCGCCGCAGGGCGCGGGCGAGGCCACCGAGGCCCTGGAGGCCGCCAAGATCTTCGGCGCCCTGTCCCAGACGACGGGCAACATGCCCGCGTACCTGGACGAGAAGGCGACCCCCTACGTCGCGCCCAAGGAGGCTCCGCGCCGCCAGGCCCCCGTCGTGAATGAGCGGCCCCACGAGACGCGCCCCATGCAGGTGCGGACCAAGACGCGCGAAACGCTCGTGGGCTACGACATGGACATCTCCGAGGCGCTCCGGCAGGCGGAGCTGAAGCGCCGCGAGGAAGAGCTCGCCGCCCAGAAGCGCAACAAGAAGAAGCCCGTGAAGAAGTCCGAGGGCGGCAAGCCACTGGCGGGCCTGTGGCCCATCCCGCCCCAGTACCGCTTCTGGGCCATGCTCGTGGTGGTGGCCCTCGCGTGCGGCCTGGGCTTCGGCGTGATGTGGCTCTTCCTGAACGGCGGCGAAGGCGGCTGA
- the hemL gene encoding glutamate-1-semialdehyde 2,1-aminomutase encodes MKHVQSQALFARAQARIPGGVNSPVRAFRGVGGDPVFFKEGSGAWLTDVDGNRYVDLVGSWGPLILGHAYPPILEAIVEAARRGTTFGAPVASEVEFAELICATMPAVEKVRLVSSGTEATVAAIRVARGFTGRDFILKFEGCFHGAGDPFLVKAGSGVETLGLPDSPGVPSALASLTLTAPFNDLEAVERIFHEKGKDIACAIIEPVVGNMGVLVPRPGYLEGLQKLCQKHGVLFVLDEVMTGFRLARGGAQELYGLKPDLTTMAKVVGGGMPLGAYGGRRDIMAKVAPEGPVYQSGTLSGNPVAVAAGMACVKALAAPGTYQRLEHLGLLLEEGFRAEAKAAGVPVTVNRVGSMITVFFTPEPVFDYASAKKADTARFGRFFHLMLEEGVYLPPSQFEAAFISLAIGEPEVAHVLAAARKAFRALGDAR; translated from the coding sequence ATGAAACACGTTCAAAGCCAGGCCCTCTTCGCCCGTGCGCAGGCGCGCATCCCGGGCGGCGTGAACTCTCCGGTGCGTGCCTTCCGCGGCGTGGGAGGCGACCCCGTCTTCTTCAAGGAAGGCTCCGGTGCGTGGCTCACCGACGTGGACGGCAACCGCTACGTGGACCTGGTGGGCAGCTGGGGCCCGCTCATCCTGGGCCACGCGTACCCGCCCATCCTGGAGGCCATCGTGGAGGCCGCGCGGCGCGGCACCACCTTCGGTGCCCCGGTGGCCTCGGAGGTGGAGTTCGCGGAGCTCATCTGCGCGACGATGCCCGCCGTGGAGAAGGTGCGCCTGGTGTCCAGCGGCACGGAGGCCACGGTGGCCGCCATCCGCGTGGCCCGCGGCTTCACCGGCCGCGACTTCATCCTCAAGTTCGAGGGCTGCTTCCACGGCGCCGGTGACCCGTTCCTCGTGAAGGCGGGCAGCGGTGTGGAGACGCTGGGCCTGCCGGACTCGCCGGGCGTGCCGTCCGCGCTGGCGTCGCTCACGCTCACCGCGCCCTTCAACGACCTGGAGGCCGTGGAGCGCATCTTCCACGAGAAGGGCAAGGACATCGCCTGCGCCATCATCGAGCCGGTGGTGGGAAACATGGGCGTGCTGGTGCCGCGCCCCGGCTACCTCGAGGGGCTGCAGAAGCTCTGCCAGAAGCACGGCGTGCTCTTCGTGCTGGACGAGGTGATGACGGGCTTCCGGCTGGCGCGCGGCGGCGCGCAGGAACTGTACGGGCTGAAGCCGGACCTGACCACCATGGCCAAGGTGGTGGGCGGCGGCATGCCGCTGGGCGCGTACGGCGGCCGGCGCGACATCATGGCGAAGGTGGCGCCCGAGGGGCCGGTGTACCAGTCCGGCACGCTGTCCGGGAACCCGGTGGCGGTGGCGGCGGGCATGGCGTGCGTGAAGGCGCTGGCGGCGCCGGGGACGTACCAGCGGCTGGAGCACCTGGGCCTGCTCCTGGAGGAGGGCTTCCGCGCGGAGGCGAAGGCGGCGGGCGTGCCCGTGACGGTGAACCGCGTGGGCAGCATGATCACCGTGTTCTTCACGCCGGAGCCGGTGTTCGACTACGCGTCCGCGAAGAAGGCGGACACGGCGAGGTTCGGGCGCTTCTTCCACCTGATGCTGGAAGAAGGCGTGTACCTGCCGCCCAGCCAGTTCGAGGCGGCATTCATATCGCTGGCCATCGGCGAGCCGGAGGTGGCGCACGTGCTCGCCGCGGCCCGCAAGGCGTTCCGCGCGCTTGGCGACGCCCGTTGA